A single region of the Zootoca vivipara chromosome 2, rZooViv1.1, whole genome shotgun sequence genome encodes:
- the NEUROG1 gene encoding neurogenin-1: MSSALETSYSDLESSSDVPFCFTDDEGSLSSLQAPSLATPKRLASPERGLEKGEEEKDRKRRRGRTKVKNEAVLHTIKKTRRVKANDRERNRMHNLNAALDDLRSVLPTFPDDTKLTKIETLRFAHNYIWALSETLRLADQRLQKPSKEMVLPSFLSSTDPPSPGSDAGSWISTASPATSSLSACTSSPGSPTTSEDCCYGHTENLFSFRCLHKDLLQSTSCFVQYH, translated from the coding sequence aTGTCCTCAGCCCTGGAGACCAGCTACTCTGACCTGGAGAGCAGCAGTGACGTGCCCTTTTGCTTCACGGACGACGaaggcagcctcagcagcctacAGGCCCCTTCCCTGGCCACCCCCAAGCGTCTCGCTTCCCCAGAGCGCGGCCTCGAGAAGGGTGAGGAAGAGAAGGACCGGAAGAGGCGGAGGGGGCGCACCAAGGTCAAGAACGAAGCTGTCCTGCACACTATCAAGAAGACCAGGCGGGTCAAGGCAAACGACCGGGAGAGGAACCGCATGCACAACCTCAACGCGGCTCTGGACGATCTCAGGAGCGTCCTCCCGACCTTCCCTGACGACACCAAGCTGACCAAGATAGAGACCTTGCGCTTTGCCCACAACTACATCTGGGCCCTTTCTGAGACGCTGAGGCTGGCTGATCAACGCCTCCAGAAACCTTCCAAAGAGATGGTCCTGCCCAGCTTCTTGAGCTCCACAGACCCGCCCAGCCCTGGCAGTGACGCAGGCTCCTGGATATCCACTGCCTCTCCAGCCACCTCTTCCCTCTCTGCCTGCACTTCGAGCCCTGGCAGCCCGACCACCTCGGAAGACTGTTGCTATGGGCATACGGAGAACCTCTTCTCCTTCCGCTGCCTCCATAAAGACTTGCTGCAGAGTACTTCTTGCTTTGTGCAGTACCATTAG